The Tardiphaga alba genome includes a window with the following:
- a CDS encoding glutathione S-transferase family protein, whose product MITLHGAGAGFGLPEISPFVTKTEVQLKMAGLAYTKQPSRPTDSPKGQLPFIDDGAEVIADSTFIRAHLERKYGVDFDEGLDLVQRAQAWAIERMLENQLCLALVGARWLDDTNFAKGPARFFDIVPEVQRLGVCAAVRAQVAQNYLANGLGRHTPEEALELASRSLMALSLLLAAKPYLMGERPCGVDATAFAILAGIMTPYFESPLRVRLLHFGNLTAYVDRMMTEFYPEHVWQRQAEAA is encoded by the coding sequence ATGATCACGCTGCACGGCGCAGGCGCGGGCTTTGGCCTGCCGGAAATCAGCCCTTTCGTCACCAAGACCGAGGTCCAGCTCAAAATGGCGGGGCTGGCTTACACCAAGCAACCATCGCGGCCGACCGATTCACCGAAAGGCCAACTGCCATTCATCGACGACGGCGCCGAGGTGATCGCCGATTCCACGTTCATCCGCGCGCATCTCGAGCGCAAATACGGCGTGGATTTCGATGAAGGCCTCGATCTCGTACAGCGCGCGCAGGCCTGGGCCATCGAGCGCATGCTGGAAAACCAGCTTTGCCTCGCGCTTGTCGGTGCGCGCTGGCTCGATGACACGAATTTCGCCAAGGGGCCGGCGCGGTTCTTCGACATTGTGCCGGAGGTGCAGCGCCTGGGTGTGTGCGCAGCCGTGCGTGCGCAGGTCGCGCAGAACTATCTGGCCAATGGTCTCGGCCGGCATACCCCCGAAGAAGCGCTCGAACTCGCAAGCCGCTCGCTGATGGCGCTGTCGCTGCTGCTCGCGGCAAAACCCTATCTGATGGGGGAACGTCCGTGCGGCGTCGATGCCACCGCTTTTGCGATCCTGGCCGGCATCATGACGCCGTATTTCGAATCGCCGTTGCGCGTCCGGTTGCTGCATTTCGGCAATCTCACCGCCTATGTGGATCGCATGATGACGGAGTTCTATCCGGAGCACGTATGGCAGCGTCAGGCCGAAGCGGCGTGA
- a CDS encoding helix-turn-helix transcriptional regulator produces MRRADRLFQIIQVLRRTQKPLTADAIAAELETSKRTIYRDIATLMGQRVPIRGEAGMGYILESGFDMPPLMLTPDEIEAAVLGAQWVMGHADPALATAAKDLIAKIADTVPERLRPFVLEPASRARPHFRGSADALDMVQMRAHIHAGKKVRLCYRDESGRDSERIIWPIAVGYLEAVRLLAAWCELRSDFRSFRTDRAVTAEYLDEKYPERREVLRTRWRKTLAWEPPTDA; encoded by the coding sequence ATGAGACGCGCCGATCGCCTGTTTCAGATCATCCAGGTGCTGCGACGAACGCAGAAACCTCTGACGGCGGATGCCATCGCGGCCGAACTGGAGACGTCCAAGCGCACGATCTACCGCGATATCGCGACCCTGATGGGGCAGCGCGTGCCGATTCGCGGCGAGGCCGGCATGGGCTACATTCTGGAGAGCGGCTTCGACATGCCGCCCTTGATGCTGACACCGGACGAGATCGAAGCCGCCGTGCTCGGCGCGCAATGGGTGATGGGCCATGCCGATCCGGCGCTGGCCACCGCAGCGAAAGACCTGATCGCCAAGATCGCCGACACCGTGCCGGAGCGGCTCCGCCCCTTCGTGCTGGAACCGGCGAGCCGCGCCCGGCCGCATTTCCGCGGCAGCGCCGATGCGCTCGATATGGTGCAGATGCGCGCACATATTCACGCCGGCAAGAAAGTGCGGCTCTGCTACCGCGACGAATCCGGCCGCGACAGCGAGCGCATCATCTGGCCGATCGCGGTGGGCTATCTCGAAGCCGTGCGCCTGCTCGCCGCCTGGTGCGAACTCCGCAGTGACTTCCGCAGTTTCCGCACCGACCGCGCCGTGACGGCGGAATATCTCGACGAAAAATACCCCGAACGCCGCGAAGTGTTGCGCACCCGCTGGCGCAAGACGCTGGCCTGGGAACCGCCGACCGACGCTTGA
- a CDS encoding YkgJ family cysteine cluster protein, with protein sequence MPDRAKPRGMTTIVPTDEASPCQACGACCSYSSNWPRFTIEDDAELDLIPAKFVNERQSGMRCDGDRCSALTGKVGEFVACGVYDVRPDVCRTCMPGDPECAMARRRHGLPILAAPDW encoded by the coding sequence ATGCCCGATCGCGCTAAACCGCGCGGCATGACGACCATTGTCCCCACCGATGAAGCGAGCCCGTGCCAGGCCTGCGGCGCCTGCTGCTCCTATTCGAGTAACTGGCCGCGCTTCACCATCGAGGATGATGCGGAGCTCGACCTGATCCCAGCGAAATTCGTGAATGAGCGTCAGTCAGGCATGCGCTGCGACGGCGATCGCTGTAGCGCGCTGACGGGCAAAGTGGGGGAATTCGTCGCCTGCGGTGTCTACGACGTCAGGCCGGATGTATGCCGGACCTGCATGCCGGGCGATCCCGAATGCGCCATGGCGCGGCGCCGCCATGGACTGCCGATACTGGCAGCCCCGGACTGGTAG
- a CDS encoding DUF3307 domain-containing protein, whose translation MSSSIALGGLVGWMLALTVKHVIADFVLQNAWLAMGKDQKTGWALPLLIHCAIHGVLTTAIIAAVQPKLWFLGLVDFAIHITIDRCKGWLVAHFEITQTSRWFWWLIGIDQALHHLTGFFLAIYIVANS comes from the coding sequence ATGTCGTCGTCGATTGCTTTGGGCGGGCTTGTCGGCTGGATGCTCGCGCTGACCGTGAAGCACGTGATCGCGGACTTCGTGCTGCAGAATGCCTGGCTTGCCATGGGCAAGGACCAGAAGACCGGCTGGGCGCTGCCGCTGCTCATTCATTGCGCGATCCACGGCGTTCTTACCACCGCGATCATCGCCGCCGTGCAGCCAAAGCTCTGGTTCCTCGGCCTCGTTGATTTTGCGATTCACATCACCATCGACCGATGCAAGGGATGGCTGGTGGCGCATTTCGAGATCACACAGACCTCGCGCTGGTTCTGGTGGCTGATCGGTATCGATCAGGCCCTGCATCACCTGACCGGCTTCTTCCTCGCCATCTACATCGTCGCGAACAGCTGA
- a CDS encoding DUF6537 domain-containing protein has protein sequence MAGFTHVIRSTLGEIAGINDVAAVEYPVGLPAPVRVIAANSVALLIDYQSPAYAQLYCDRLRRFVGKRGVDDAMFCEIAQLLAERMSYHDPIRIAQLKLQEPVTPGRKPVVDKRRFRLDELMSSLPDIVGKPAMRLLERIYCAHRTVQIRFSKASIVGIKRLEFEAWLRHWRRLSTRYEIERVWVERWLHMVDRALTMRPDAVEAVVQSATMIEGYGTGYRHGMAAWHQIIDGLAKPCFDGALDIADLSGAITRARAVPAIRRASSCARRSASFGWRIDGDHVAAVAKGATRSGEFPGSMACIPDAAVS, from the coding sequence GTGGCCGGCTTCACCCATGTCATTCGCTCGACCCTCGGCGAAATCGCGGGCATCAATGACGTCGCCGCGGTGGAGTATCCCGTGGGCTTGCCGGCGCCGGTGCGGGTGATCGCAGCGAACAGCGTGGCGCTCTTGATCGACTATCAGAGCCCCGCCTATGCGCAGCTCTATTGCGACCGGCTGCGCCGCTTCGTCGGCAAGCGCGGTGTCGATGATGCTATGTTTTGCGAGATCGCTCAGTTGCTGGCCGAGCGCATGAGCTATCACGATCCCATCCGCATCGCGCAATTGAAGCTGCAGGAGCCGGTGACGCCGGGCCGCAAGCCGGTAGTCGATAAACGACGCTTCCGTTTGGACGAGCTGATGTCGTCGCTGCCGGATATCGTCGGCAAGCCGGCGATGCGGCTGCTGGAGCGCATCTATTGCGCGCATCGCACGGTGCAGATCCGTTTCAGCAAAGCGAGCATCGTCGGTATCAAGCGCCTCGAATTCGAGGCGTGGTTGCGGCACTGGCGGCGCCTGTCCACGCGCTACGAGATCGAGCGCGTCTGGGTCGAGCGCTGGCTGCACATGGTCGATCGTGCGCTGACCATGCGGCCCGATGCGGTCGAGGCCGTGGTGCAATCGGCGACGATGATCGAGGGCTATGGCACCGGCTATCGCCACGGCATGGCGGCGTGGCACCAGATCATCGATGGCCTTGCCAAGCCCTGCTTCGACGGCGCGCTGGACATTGCTGATTTGTCGGGCGCGATCACCCGTGCCCGTGCGGTTCCCGCGATCCGAAGGGCGAGCAGCTGCGCAAGGCGATCGGCGAGCTTCGGCTGGCGCATTGATGGTGATCATGTTGCGGCCGTGGCAAAAGGCGCAACACGAAGCGGTGAGTTTCCTGGTTCCATGGCGTGCATTCCGGACGCCGCGGTGTCATAA
- a CDS encoding Crp/Fnr family transcriptional regulator — translation MDVSYLHHFGSAAATIFVVATATMRTMIPLRVFGIMANLLLIAISIPTHNYPTLVLHAVLLPVNIWRLRQMLQLVRDVKKSVNSDLSMEWLKPFMTKQKCNAGEILFYKDEKADRMFYIVSGRYRLVESGIELPVGALVGELGMLSPMGERTQTLECIEAGLVLSVTYAQVEELYVQNPEFGFFFLRLASARLFENIGTLEARLSQRDAPVTATVPAVQPA, via the coding sequence ATGGATGTGTCCTATCTCCATCATTTCGGCAGCGCCGCGGCCACGATCTTCGTGGTGGCGACGGCCACCATGCGGACGATGATCCCGCTGCGGGTGTTCGGCATCATGGCCAACCTGCTGCTGATCGCGATCTCGATCCCGACGCACAATTATCCGACGCTGGTGCTGCATGCCGTGCTGTTGCCGGTGAATATTTGGCGCCTGCGCCAGATGCTGCAGTTGGTGCGCGACGTGAAGAAGTCGGTGAATTCGGACCTGTCGATGGAATGGCTGAAGCCGTTCATGACCAAGCAGAAATGCAATGCCGGCGAAATCCTGTTCTACAAGGACGAGAAGGCCGACCGGATGTTCTACATTGTGTCCGGCCGCTATCGCCTCGTCGAGTCCGGCATCGAACTGCCGGTCGGCGCGCTGGTCGGCGAACTCGGCATGCTGTCGCCCATGGGAGAGCGCACGCAGACGCTGGAATGTATCGAGGCGGGCCTCGTGCTGAGCGTGACCTATGCGCAGGTGGAAGAACTCTATGTGCAGAATCCGGAATTCGGATTCTTCTTCCTGCGCCTCGCCAGCGCGCGGCTGTTCGAGAATATCGGCACGCTGGAAGCGCGGCTGTCGCAGCGCGATGCGCCGGTCACGGCCACCGTGCCTGCCGTGCAGCCCGCGTAA
- a CDS encoding enoyl-CoA hydratase/isomerase family protein, whose translation MSETTDTADNSAPILTIDGPRATIRLNRPAKLNRLSQSDLDELMRLFDRVEADPSIRVLVLTGTGRAFSAGFDLTAIAARAASTPADSSSGSAFEAVANRLEDLGVPTICRLNGGVYGGSTDLALACDFRIGLDTAEMFMPAARLGLHYYKGGIKRYVSRLGADNAKRLFLTAEKIDAQEMLRIGYLTSIATTRALDGEVDRLATMLGGNAPLAMRGMKQAINEFARGELDEAAADQRARDSMRGDEIKEGTKAFAEKRAPRF comes from the coding sequence ATGTCGGAAACGACAGATACCGCCGACAATTCGGCCCCTATCCTGACCATCGACGGTCCCCGCGCCACCATTCGCCTGAACCGGCCAGCCAAGCTCAACCGGCTGTCACAGTCCGATCTCGATGAGTTGATGAGATTGTTCGACCGGGTGGAAGCCGACCCGTCCATCCGGGTGCTGGTGTTGACCGGGACCGGCCGCGCCTTCAGCGCCGGCTTCGACCTCACCGCCATCGCCGCCCGGGCGGCCAGCACGCCGGCGGACTCGTCATCCGGCTCTGCGTTCGAGGCGGTGGCCAACCGGCTGGAGGATCTCGGCGTGCCGACCATCTGCCGGCTCAATGGCGGCGTCTATGGCGGCTCCACCGACCTGGCACTGGCCTGCGATTTCCGCATCGGGCTCGACACCGCGGAGATGTTCATGCCGGCGGCGCGGCTGGGGCTGCACTATTACAAAGGCGGCATCAAACGCTATGTGAGCCGGCTCGGCGCCGACAATGCCAAACGGCTGTTCCTGACGGCCGAGAAGATCGACGCCCAGGAGATGCTGCGGATCGGCTACCTGACATCGATCGCGACGACGCGGGCGCTGGATGGCGAAGTGGACCGGCTGGCGACCATGCTGGGCGGCAACGCGCCGCTGGCGATGCGCGGCATGAAGCAGGCGATCAACGAATTCGCCCGCGGCGAGCTGGATGAAGCCGCTGCGGATCAACGGGCACGCGACAGCATGCGTGGGGACGAGATCAAGGAAGGGACGAAAGCGTTCGCGGAGAAGCGGGCGCCGCGGTTTTAA
- a CDS encoding nitroreductase, which produces MTDAISTLETLFADRYSCRAYKADAVPREVIDRILTAAQRTASWCNSQPWQVTITSGEATKKFRDVLYPVAASGTPSSGDFEFPREYRGVYLDRRRESGFQLYNTLGIARGDKAAYAEQALQNFNFFGAPHVAIITSDEALGIYGAVDCGGYVNNFMLAAQALGIATVPQAALAFHSAVVRKHFGMADDRRVVCGISFGYADGAHKVNSYRTSRAQLGDVATFVE; this is translated from the coding sequence ATGACCGACGCTATTTCCACTCTCGAAACGCTTTTCGCCGATCGCTATTCTTGCCGCGCCTACAAGGCTGATGCCGTGCCGCGCGAGGTGATCGACCGTATCCTCACCGCCGCGCAGCGCACGGCGTCGTGGTGCAACAGCCAGCCCTGGCAGGTGACGATCACGTCGGGCGAAGCCACAAAGAAGTTCCGCGACGTCCTTTATCCCGTCGCTGCATCGGGCACGCCGAGTTCAGGCGATTTCGAGTTTCCGCGTGAATATCGCGGCGTCTATCTCGACCGCCGTCGCGAGAGCGGTTTCCAGCTCTACAACACACTCGGCATCGCGCGCGGCGACAAGGCCGCCTATGCCGAACAGGCGCTGCAGAACTTCAACTTCTTCGGCGCGCCGCATGTGGCGATCATCACGTCAGATGAAGCGCTCGGCATCTACGGTGCGGTGGATTGCGGCGGCTACGTCAACAACTTCATGCTGGCCGCGCAGGCGCTCGGCATCGCCACGGTGCCGCAGGCGGCCTTGGCGTTTCATTCGGCCGTGGTGCGCAAGCACTTTGGCATGGCGGATGATCGTCGCGTGGTGTGCGGGATCTCGTTCGGCTATGCGGATGGGGCGCACAAGGTGAACAGCTATCGCACCAGCCGCGCGCAGCTCGGGGATGTCGCGACGTTTGTGGAGTGA
- a CDS encoding acyl-CoA dehydrogenase gives MNFDDTPQEAEFRAIARKWIAANAPKELHAALSDPNAKRDSMLGDSKAWQKKKAEAGWACLHWPKEYGGRGSTPIERVIWQQEEGVYDKLSRPFAIGQGMCGPTVMAYATEDQKRQYLPPLASGEKVWCQLFSEPAGGSDVAGLRTRAEKDGDDWIINGQKIWTSGAHYSDYGILITRTDPNVPKHKGLTMFFLDMKSEGVEVKPIKQANGMQEFNEVFFTNVRIPDSQRLGAVGDGWNVSLTTLMNERMSIGARVHTGFLELFDYCSKLMLEDGLAINDPNVRSKLASWAVKNSGLTYTSYRSISALSKGERPGPENSIGKLVSGMMMQDIAMFAADLQGASGALVGEDAEAHGEFQATILSSPSMRIAGGTDEILRNIIAERVLGLPGDIRVDKDVPFNKVPTKGR, from the coding sequence ATGAATTTCGATGACACGCCGCAGGAAGCCGAATTCCGCGCCATCGCGCGCAAGTGGATCGCTGCCAATGCACCGAAGGAGCTGCATGCAGCTCTGTCCGATCCCAACGCCAAGCGCGACTCGATGCTCGGTGATTCCAAGGCCTGGCAGAAGAAGAAGGCCGAGGCCGGCTGGGCCTGCCTGCATTGGCCGAAGGAATATGGCGGTCGCGGTTCGACGCCCATCGAGCGCGTGATCTGGCAGCAGGAGGAGGGCGTCTATGACAAGCTCTCGCGCCCCTTTGCCATCGGCCAGGGCATGTGCGGCCCCACCGTGATGGCCTATGCGACCGAAGACCAGAAGCGCCAATATCTGCCGCCGCTCGCGTCAGGCGAAAAAGTCTGGTGCCAGCTGTTCTCCGAGCCCGCCGGCGGTTCCGACGTCGCGGGCCTGCGCACGCGCGCGGAGAAGGACGGCGACGACTGGATCATCAACGGCCAGAAGATCTGGACCTCCGGCGCGCATTATTCGGATTACGGCATCCTGATCACCCGCACGGATCCCAATGTGCCCAAGCACAAGGGCCTCACCATGTTCTTCCTGGACATGAAGAGCGAAGGCGTCGAGGTGAAGCCGATCAAGCAGGCCAATGGCATGCAGGAATTCAACGAGGTGTTCTTCACCAATGTGCGCATTCCGGACAGCCAGCGTCTCGGCGCCGTCGGCGATGGCTGGAACGTGTCGCTGACCACGCTGATGAATGAGCGCATGTCCATCGGCGCCCGCGTCCATACCGGTTTCCTGGAACTGTTCGACTATTGCAGCAAGCTGATGCTGGAGGATGGCCTCGCCATCAACGATCCCAATGTGCGCTCGAAGCTCGCAAGCTGGGCCGTGAAGAATTCCGGCCTGACCTATACGAGCTACCGTTCGATCTCGGCGCTGTCGAAGGGCGAACGTCCGGGGCCGGAAAATTCGATCGGCAAGCTGGTGTCGGGCATGATGATGCAGGACATCGCCATGTTCGCTGCCGATCTGCAGGGCGCCTCGGGCGCGCTGGTCGGCGAGGATGCGGAAGCGCATGGCGAATTCCAGGCGACGATCCTGAGTTCGCCCTCGATGCGCATCGCTGGCGGCACCGATGAGATTCTCCGCAACATCATCGCCGAACGCGTGCTGGGCCTGCCCGGTGACATCCGCGTCGATAAGGACGTGCCGTTCAACAAGGTGCCGACCAAGGGACGTTAA